A single region of the Solwaraspora sp. WMMD791 genome encodes:
- a CDS encoding glycosyltransferase family 4 protein — MTRMVVVLLPGNVDDPATPSGGNVYDRQVCAELVAAGWPVREVALPGRWPRPDATARAALGETLAGLPDATVVMLDGLVACGVPEVVTPHADRLRLAVLVHLPLADETGLDPADAADLDRAERAVLGAASAVIATSDWTARQLAERHGLPAHRVRVAVPGVAPADLTAADPAGRRLLCVASVTPRKGHDVLVDALATVADLDWNCRCVGALDAAGHVERVRDRIARHGLGDRVTLTGPRHGAAQARSYADADLLILASYAETYGMVVTEALARGIPVLASEVGGVPQALGQDSDGSLPGLLVPPGDPATLGAAVRRWLTDADWRKRLRAAAVRRRATLPNWARTAAGIGAVLHDLRRR, encoded by the coding sequence CTGACCCGGATGGTCGTCGTGCTCCTGCCCGGCAACGTGGACGATCCGGCGACGCCCAGCGGTGGCAACGTCTACGACCGGCAGGTCTGCGCCGAGCTGGTCGCCGCCGGCTGGCCGGTCCGCGAGGTGGCGCTGCCCGGTCGGTGGCCGCGCCCGGACGCGACGGCCCGGGCCGCGCTGGGCGAGACGCTCGCCGGGCTGCCGGACGCGACGGTGGTAATGCTCGACGGGCTGGTCGCCTGCGGGGTGCCCGAGGTGGTCACGCCGCACGCCGACCGACTGCGGCTGGCGGTGCTGGTGCACCTGCCGTTGGCCGACGAGACCGGGCTGGACCCCGCCGACGCCGCCGACCTGGACCGGGCCGAACGCGCCGTGCTCGGCGCCGCGTCGGCCGTCATCGCCACCAGTGACTGGACCGCGCGGCAGTTGGCCGAGCGGCACGGACTGCCCGCGCACCGGGTCCGGGTGGCGGTGCCCGGCGTCGCGCCCGCTGACCTGACCGCTGCGGATCCGGCCGGCCGCCGGCTGCTCTGCGTCGCATCGGTCACCCCACGCAAAGGCCACGACGTGCTGGTCGACGCACTGGCCACCGTCGCCGACCTGGACTGGAACTGCCGGTGTGTGGGGGCGTTGGACGCCGCCGGGCACGTCGAGCGGGTCCGCGACCGGATCGCCCGCCACGGCCTCGGCGACCGGGTCACGCTCACCGGCCCCCGCCACGGTGCCGCGCAGGCCCGCAGCTACGCCGACGCCGATCTGTTGATCCTCGCCTCGTACGCCGAAACGTACGGCATGGTGGTCACCGAGGCACTGGCCCGGGGCATCCCGGTGCTGGCCAGCGAGGTGGGTGGGGTGCCGCAGGCCCTCGGCCAGGACAGCGACGGCAGCCTGCCCGGGCTGCTGGTGCCACCGGGCGACCCGGCGACACTCGGCGCGGCGGTGCGTCGTTGGCTGACCGACGCCGACTGGCGGAAGCGGCTGCGGGCGGCGGCGGTGCGGCGGCGGGCGACGCTGCCCAACTGGGCGCGGACCGCCGCCGGGATCGGCGCGGTGCTGCACGACCTGCGGCGGCGCTGA
- a CDS encoding 6-carboxytetrahydropterin synthase — translation MFSVTVRDHIMVAHSFTGDVFGPAQRLHGATFVVDATFKRTDLDSDNIVVDIGLATEQLKAVLAELNYRNLDDEPAFAGVNTSTEWLAKLIADRLADRVHAGDLGAGAHGLAGISVTLHESHVAWASYERAL, via the coding sequence ATGTTCAGCGTCACCGTCCGTGACCACATCATGGTCGCCCACAGTTTCACCGGTGACGTGTTCGGGCCGGCGCAACGACTGCACGGGGCCACCTTCGTCGTCGACGCGACGTTCAAGCGCACCGACCTCGACAGCGACAACATCGTCGTCGACATCGGCCTGGCCACCGAGCAGCTCAAGGCCGTACTGGCAGAGTTGAACTACCGCAACCTCGACGACGAACCCGCGTTCGCGGGGGTCAACACCTCCACCGAGTGGCTGGCCAAGCTGATCGCCGACCGACTGGCCGACCGGGTACACGCCGGTGACCTCGGCGCCGGGGCCCACGGCCTGGCCGGGATCAGCGTCACGCTGCACGAGTCGCACGTCGCGTGGGCGAGCTACGAGCGGGCGCTCTGA
- a CDS encoding zinc-binding alcohol dehydrogenase, translating to MTPRDHAFWLRAPGDGEIRPVEVGPPGPGEVLVRTLFSGLSRGTETLVFRGEVPPSQYAVMRAPYQEGDFPAPVKYGYLNVGRVEQGPATLVGRTVFCLYPHQTRYVVPADAVTVVPETVPARRAVLAGTVETAVNALWDAAPLLGDRIAVVGAGMVGATVAALAAGFPGVRVELVDVDPDRARVAAALGVGFAHPDTATGDCDLVLHASATAAGLARSLELLAVEGTVVDLSWYGDRPITVPLGEHFHSRRLTVRSSQVGLVSPARRDRRGYAGRLAVALDLLADDRFDALLTGESDFADLPRVLSRLAAGELPASCHVIRYPTGG from the coding sequence ATGACACCGCGCGACCACGCGTTCTGGCTGCGCGCGCCCGGCGACGGGGAGATCAGACCGGTCGAGGTCGGCCCGCCCGGCCCCGGTGAGGTGCTGGTCCGCACCCTGTTCAGCGGGTTGAGCCGGGGCACCGAGACGCTGGTCTTCCGCGGCGAGGTGCCACCCAGCCAGTACGCGGTGATGCGCGCCCCGTACCAGGAGGGCGACTTTCCCGCCCCGGTCAAGTACGGCTACCTGAACGTCGGACGGGTCGAGCAGGGCCCGGCCACGCTCGTCGGGCGTACCGTCTTCTGTCTCTACCCGCACCAGACCCGCTACGTGGTGCCGGCCGACGCGGTCACCGTGGTGCCGGAGACCGTGCCGGCCCGCCGCGCCGTGCTCGCCGGCACGGTGGAGACCGCAGTCAACGCGCTGTGGGACGCCGCTCCCCTGCTCGGCGACCGGATCGCCGTGGTCGGCGCCGGGATGGTCGGTGCGACGGTCGCCGCGCTCGCCGCCGGATTCCCCGGCGTCCGGGTCGAACTGGTCGACGTCGACCCCGACCGGGCGCGGGTCGCCGCCGCGCTCGGCGTCGGGTTCGCCCACCCCGACACCGCCACCGGCGACTGCGACCTGGTGCTGCACGCCAGCGCCACGGCTGCCGGGCTGGCCCGGTCGCTGGAGTTGCTCGCCGTCGAGGGCACGGTGGTCGACCTCAGCTGGTACGGCGACCGCCCGATCACCGTACCGCTCGGCGAGCACTTCCACTCCCGCCGGTTGACCGTCCGTAGCAGCCAGGTCGGCCTGGTGTCGCCGGCGCGCCGCGACCGGCGCGGGTACGCCGGCCGGCTCGCCGTCGCCCTGGACCTGCTCGCCGACGACCGGTTCGACGCCCTGCTGACCGGCGAGAGCGACTTCGCCGACCTGCCGCGGGTGCTGTCCCGGCTCGCGGCCGGCGAGCTACCGGCGTCGTGCCATGTGATCCGTTACCCGACTGGAGGATGA
- a CDS encoding Ig-like domain-containing protein, whose translation MRRIIAALVAVLLTVTGTVLGFALRPAHAAPACTVDYQLTREWSSGFVADLTLTNLGAPLSSWVLQFRLAYGQQADYELSVLPPGVRMNTVFGPVVLSAPDGPELPTGGTVRIQLGGHYQGDNPAPSEFLFNELRCNAADPTASPPRPSPEPSYLHPPTVAVTSPLPNEVFPAPASIPVTAAVTPAPGRQITKVEFHANGTLLHTDVTAPYGFIWRGAAATEVLRITATAQDDTGSRGSATVRGLRVIDPVPAGAAPPLVVSGNRLVTLDRAARPYQLRGVVRAGAHARCVAGTGIWDGPADDASVRAIRNWRANAVRILVDRTCWLGTAAEPSPYQGSAYRAAIVDYVQRLARHGVTPIIALHGASTGDAKDFWGSVARHLGTDRSVLFDLRSTGYPPADDADPATAWRCWRDATDCGTGVPYPGMQELVRTVRVYGAFNTLLVGGLDESNDLRGWLAYRPDDPAGRNLAAAWRVDDDAACATPTCWQQQVAPVAAEVPVVAVEVSEDTGGHRFVGTAIDWLDERRIGFLASVWHTGGYPGVPPLIRDYDGRPTPYGVGVKDRLRR comes from the coding sequence TTGCGACGGATCATCGCCGCGCTGGTCGCCGTCCTCCTGACCGTCACCGGCACGGTGCTCGGGTTCGCGCTGCGCCCGGCGCACGCCGCGCCCGCCTGCACCGTCGACTACCAACTGACCCGGGAGTGGTCCAGCGGCTTCGTCGCCGACCTCACCCTGACCAACCTCGGTGCCCCGCTGTCGAGTTGGGTACTGCAGTTCCGACTGGCCTATGGTCAGCAGGCCGACTACGAGCTGTCGGTGCTTCCACCAGGGGTCCGGATGAACACCGTCTTCGGCCCGGTGGTGCTGTCCGCCCCGGACGGTCCCGAACTGCCCACCGGCGGCACCGTCCGGATCCAACTCGGCGGGCACTACCAGGGGGACAACCCGGCCCCGTCGGAGTTCCTCTTCAACGAACTGCGGTGCAACGCCGCCGACCCGACTGCCAGCCCGCCACGGCCCAGTCCCGAACCGAGCTACCTCCATCCGCCGACCGTGGCGGTGACCAGCCCGCTGCCGAACGAGGTGTTCCCCGCCCCGGCCAGCATCCCGGTCACCGCGGCCGTCACCCCGGCGCCGGGCCGGCAGATCACCAAGGTGGAGTTCCACGCCAACGGAACCCTGCTGCACACCGACGTCACCGCGCCGTACGGCTTCATCTGGCGGGGAGCCGCCGCGACGGAGGTGCTGCGGATCACCGCCACCGCGCAGGACGACACCGGCTCCCGGGGCTCCGCTACGGTCCGTGGGCTCCGGGTGATCGATCCGGTGCCCGCCGGCGCGGCACCGCCGCTGGTCGTGTCGGGCAACCGATTGGTCACCCTGGACCGCGCTGCCCGGCCGTACCAGCTGCGCGGCGTGGTCCGGGCCGGCGCGCACGCGCGATGTGTCGCCGGGACCGGCATCTGGGACGGACCCGCCGACGACGCGTCGGTCCGCGCCATCCGCAACTGGCGGGCCAACGCGGTACGGATCCTGGTCGACAGGACCTGCTGGCTCGGTACGGCGGCGGAGCCCTCGCCGTACCAGGGATCGGCCTACCGGGCCGCGATCGTCGACTACGTTCAGCGGTTGGCCCGGCACGGCGTCACCCCGATCATCGCGCTGCACGGTGCCAGCACCGGTGACGCCAAGGACTTCTGGGGGAGCGTGGCCCGGCACCTGGGTACCGACCGTTCGGTGCTGTTCGATCTGCGGTCCACCGGGTACCCGCCGGCCGACGACGCCGACCCGGCGACCGCGTGGCGCTGCTGGCGCGACGCGACCGACTGCGGTACCGGAGTGCCGTACCCGGGCATGCAGGAACTGGTCCGGACCGTACGGGTCTACGGTGCCTTCAACACACTGCTCGTCGGTGGCCTCGACGAATCGAACGACCTGCGCGGCTGGCTGGCGTACCGGCCGGACGACCCGGCCGGCCGCAATCTCGCCGCCGCCTGGCGGGTCGACGACGACGCGGCCTGCGCCACCCCGACCTGCTGGCAGCAGCAGGTCGCGCCGGTCGCCGCCGAGGTGCCGGTGGTCGCGGTCGAGGTGAGTGAGGACACCGGCGGGCACCGGTTCGTCGGTACGGCGATCGACTGGCTCGACGAGCGCCGGATCGGCTTCCTCGCCTCGGTGTGGCACACCGGCGGCTACCCGGGCGTACCGCCGTTGATCCGTGACTACGACGGCCGACCGACCCCGTACGGGGTCGGGGTGAAGGATCGTCTGCGTCGGTGA
- a CDS encoding TM2 domain-containing protein codes for MSQTMAGPATEQKSWLVALLLSFFLGGFGAHRFYVGKIGTGVLMLVTFGGLGIWALIDFIMILIGKFSDKQGQPLAK; via the coding sequence ATGTCGCAGACCATGGCGGGGCCGGCAACCGAGCAGAAGTCCTGGCTCGTCGCGCTGCTGCTCAGCTTCTTCCTCGGTGGGTTCGGTGCGCACCGGTTCTACGTTGGCAAGATCGGTACCGGCGTGCTGATGCTGGTCACCTTCGGTGGGCTGGGAATCTGGGCCCTGATCGACTTCATCATGATCCTGATCGGCAAGTTCAGCGACAAGCAGGGCCAGCCGCTCGCCAAGTGA